The DNA segment GGAGGGCGAGTAGAATTGtgcctgattatttatttaatttttggtttACAGTTTTGGCATGCAGTGGAAAGAAGTCTACACTTTGTCAGCAGCTATATAACGAAGAGGCATTCCTTCAGATTATTCAACCTgctaaaaatgtttctgaaagCTCTGAGAAAAACCTTTACCTTTTTGAATACCTTCACGGTAGGACATTATGTATTACTCTTGTCTGCTTGCATTCCTGATTTTTCAGActgtaaaacaattaaatatcagACATATGAAGAAGATAATCCGGATACAGTAATAGGAAACCTCGCTGAAGATTTGCTCATAAGCCCGCTTCACGGAGGACAGACTAGTTTCCGAATGATGAAGCCGCTGAATACTTCATTTATTAGACTGCGAGAAAGCGATGGACAGCTGACCATTGGAGAAAGAATTGACCGAGAAAAGATCTGCAAGCAGTCTCCGCATTGCCTTATTGCTTTTGACGTCGTAAGTTTTTCCAAAGAGCAGTTTAAACTTATCCATGTCGAAATTGATGTCAAAGATATTAATGACAACTCTCCTGAATTCCCTCATCCCGAAATATCAATCGAAGTTTCCGAAAATGCAGCTGTAGGCACCCGCATTCCTTTAGACGTCGCCCTTGATGAAGATGTGGGTCCAAACTATATCCAGAGTTACCAGATTTCAGTCAACAGTCACTTTACAATTGAGGTGCTGAATAGGGCGGATGGGGTGAAATACGCAGAGTTGGTACTCATGAAGGAACTTGACAGGGAAAGTCAGTCATTCCACGTACTGGATCTGGTGGCCACAGACGGGGGGATCCCGCCTCGCTCGGGCACCACAAAGATCAACGTTAAGGTCAACGACTTTAATGACAACAGCCCGGTATTTGACCAGAACTCATTCACTGTGGAACTCAACGAAGACGCTCCAGTGGGGTTTCTGTTGCTGGACCTAAACGCAGTTGATCACGACGAAGGTTTAAACGGAGAGGTTGTCTACGGATTCGGAAATCAGGTTACACCAGAGATCAAACAGTTGTTTAAAGTTGACCGCAAATCCGGGCGTCTTACTCTGGAGAGCCCTGTTGATTTTGAGACGAAGGACACATATGAAATAGATGTACAGGCTTATGACTTGGGTCCCAACCCCACGCCCACAGTCTGCAAAATTGTGATTCGTATTCAAGATGTCAACGACAATGCTCCAGAAATCAGTATTACTCCCATGACGTCCATCTCAGCAGGTATCGCGTATATAACGGAGGCTGCAGCGAAGGATAGTTTCGTTGCATTGATCAGCACCTCGGACAGCGACTCAGGCCCCAATGGCCAAGTGCATTGCACGCTGTACGGACACGACCACTTTAAGCTGCAGAAAGCATACGAAGATAGTTACATGATTGTAACCACTGCGTCTCTAGACAGAGAGAAGATTGCCGAGTACAACCTGACGGTAATTGCAGAGGATATGGGGACCCCTCCTTTTAGAACCATCAAGCAATACACAATCCGATTAAGCGATGAAAATGACAATTCCCCACTGTTCAGCAAGCCCGTCTACGAAGTCTCGGTGGTGGAAAACAACGCGCCAGGTGCGTATATCACCACAGTGGTGGCTAGAGACTTGGACCTTGGGCACAATGGCAAAGTCAGCTACAGACTAGTGGAAGGTGACGTTAAGGGCTCCCCAGTGTCTACCTACGTTTCTGTTGATCCGGCTACAGGTTCCATCTACGCCCTGAGAAGTTTTAACTACGAAGTAGTTAAACAGCTCGATCTTCGCATCCAGGCGAGTGACGGCGGCACGCCGCAGTTGCACAGCAGCGCGACGATCAATGTTAAGATTGTGGACCAGAATGACAACGCGCCAACAATCACCCACCCGCTTCTGATAAATGGCTCAGCAGACGTGCAAGTGCCGAGAGATGCGCCACCTGGTTACTTGATCACGCACATCAAGGCATGGGACGCAGACGAAGGCATGAATTCCCAGCTCATCTACCGCattgaaaaagaagagcagccgCCGACGTTTTCCATCAATAAAGCGAACGGGGAAATTTATTTAAGCCGTGACTTAAGCTCTGAAACTAGGAAAGATTTCAAAGTCAAGGTGGTAGTGAGTGACAGCGGAAGACCTTCCCTTTCAGCAGCAGCAACCATTCGCTTTATTTGCACTGCAGCAGCCCCATCTAGCGGTAATGTGGTGGTACGACAAGGCGCGGACACCCAGGTGCTTTTCAGCTTCGACACCCTCAGtgatagttattattattttagcaggGAGCTGCACCTTGCTTCTAGTGGCAATCATCCTAATCGCTACCACCTGCAACCGGCGCAAAAAAGAAATCGACGACAAGGAGTTTCAAGATGAGTCTGCCGATCCCCACTCCGAAAATGGTCGTCACAGCAGCGACACTCTTTTCTCTAGCCACAGCGAAGAGGGGTTGGGCAGTTGCTCCTTTCCAGGCAAACCCGCAATGTCCGATTCGCGGAATACAGAAAGTGACATATGCTCCAGCTCCGAAGATGGCACTGTGTGCATTTATGAAAGTGAAAATATCCTTCGTGGAACAGCTAGTAATGAGGTGAGTGAAACTGTTTCTAAGTGATTTCAGTAAAAGAATACAGATAGTGCAGGGGTTGGCAGAACTTTATGAGCAAATgcataataaatgtattaaaatagagtaacattaaaaaaaactctgtTTTGCTGTATTGCAGTGCTATTCAACGCTGCCTGGTTTTGGCAAAGAAGCAGTTCGTCCAGTTGCAATTTGGAAAGGAAATTCATATGGCACCATTTCAGCGAGAGATCCAGAGTTCAGTGGCAAAGACAGTGGGAAAGGGGACAGCGACTTTAATGACAGCGATTCAGAAATAAGCGGAGATGCACTGAAAAAGGAATCCGTACCTGTCAACATGCCAAATGGTAAGAGCTTTATATACTTTCTTAATCAACCACATAACCTGAAGGTGTCATTGTGTAGTCCTTACAGTTACCAGATTCGTAATGATTTGTAATTAATATTGTCACACAACAATCTGAGTGATGATCCACTATGTAAAACTGCCTAAAAAGCAAGAAGTGGCAGAAGCCAAATTGATGTATGTATGCAtgaggcagggagccagcccaccacagggcacacacacccacatacccacacaccaagcacacactagggacaatttaggatcgccaatgcacctaacctgcaagtctttggactgtgggaggaaaccagagcacccagaggaaacacgaagacactgggagaacatgcaaactccacccaaggaggaacccgggtctcctaactgcgaggcagcagcgctacccactgtgtcaccatgccgccctcctgTTTTTCACTTGgttaatatttctattttatgaatatattttgttaatatttttcaaaGTTGTTTCTTTGTTAACCCACTTACACAAAGGTTTACTTGCAATAATACTTTGAATAttgtacattttcaaattttgtttctCCTATAATTAGAAAGTTTTATATTGCTAAAATTTTAAGTCAAAATTTATTTAGGGTGGTTTCTACAATATTGAGTAATAAAATTAAGCAGTAATACAGTCAGTAGaacaattcactaaacaaacAACATACAGCAAGAGAAAATATGTGTAGAATATCAGTTTTACATATATTAGAGACAAAATAATCTAAACATTGAGATTAGACCCTTTGGCCATGAAAAGAGTGCCTTCCAAGATTATTGAATGAAAATCTGAGATTAGTGAGTAGGCTGACTTTGGAGTATACTCATGGTCACATAAATATGATAAGTAATATGAACAAATGTGGCATTTAGCTTCAGTATTAAAAAGTGAGGTGCTGGATTATGAAGAATTACTTCAAACAGAGAACCAGTTCATTTTTTCCATGTGAGAGTTATATCCTCATGATGGTTTCATCGAAAGCATTCATCAACTAGAATTGAAAAATACTTGAGAGGAAAGGCCAGGGTGCACATGCTAAATATTCAGTTCTTTCCTCTATTTAATAATTGAGGTCATCCACTGTTGATATCTGTATTATATGTTTCAGTTAGTGTTTATTATTGCATTAATAATGTGTTTTCATGGGAAGTATTGCATACATCTAACATTTTGCCCTTTGCTCTTTGCAGGTATGTGGACATGCACACGTGAGTGCAAGATCCTAGGACATTCTGATAAATGCTGGAGTCCTTCCGCTCTCAGGGCAAATGCAAGCAGTTCCTCCCAGACTCTTCAGCACCTTTCTTCATTTGCAAAGACAGCTTCATTGCCTCGGGATTCACTCAGGCGAGAAAACTACTACCAGGCACATATCCCGAAGACAGTAGGCCTGCAGAGCGTATATGAGAAAGTTTTGCACAGGGAATATGACTATGTCCTTGTATCTTCTCCTCGGCCTATAAGGATTCCTGAAATGAATGACATCAGTGTACCGGTGTATGCACCCACCACCACAAGGTGTCAGATGAATAATGTATAAACTGAAAACCTGCCAGATGAGGCACATTGCTAATTTATTAATTGGTTCAGTAAGATATGCCATACTGCTACAAGCAAagcacattatttaattattgattttgtaaaaaaaaagcatatatttacattttttaatgtcaaagtaagtCTTTATGGATTGTATTCAGTCACAGTTATTACTTTGTTGAAAATACTGTGTATATGATGCGTTTTATTTGTACATACAgagtatatttttgtaaaaaataaaaataaaaaaataagcatacaAGCCATAGACAAAGTATTACAGTTACATTGTAAGTGGAAGGATTGCGTGTTTGGACTTCAGACACATGGAGCTTTACATGTAATTCCGTTATTTTTATCACTTGAATATCCATGGAACACTTTGggtgattaaaaataaattccaCAACAAAAGATAAACTTTATCGGAACTGTAAATAATTGCCAAGCTACAATTTTTTGACCTAGATGTTAAGAAGTTGGCAGTATATTTTGAAACTAATAATGTCCAAAGATAATAGGTTGGACCCGTGATCTTGATTTGGGTTAggcgggtttgagaatgttatgttatgctataaTTTGTTGGAGTTCATTAATTGCTAACATGTACCTATAAACTCGTTCTATGAGTTTCACTTGTGTAATAAAAATAAGTGGAGTGAACAAACAAAACACTTCCACATGCACCACTCTTTGTATATGTCTAATGTTGTATATCttttattaaaagatttattgttatgtACTCCTTTACCAAGAATGTTTTATGTGTAGTATCCAGTATTATCAAATCTCATTCACCATTATTAAAGGAAAATTGTACTTTTTCTCAAGCAACATATAAGTTGAGTCTAGTGATCTAAATAGCAACTAGGGTAGTCTTTATTCCACAGTATGTCTGATTCTTGCATTCCATCCATGGTTGATTAAGGTTCCTTTGAAGCTACAatggatttttgatttttaatcttaTTTAACTGTAGATTAATAGATTAAAGAGTTGGTTATAAAATGGATCACTTTTAACCTTCACCGTTTTTGTACCCAGGGCCAATTCCTGCCTGACATGCCTCCTGTGAGGAGTTTGaatattttcctttctttgtatAGGTTTCTATTGGGAACTCTGGTCTTCAGTCTGTGGTCCAAGTTACTTCATATTTGTCATCATTAATGTGTGCCCTACAATGGGCTGGTACCATCCAGGATTAATATCTTTTTTGCAACTTTTATTTCCAGTTCACTATAAACCTGGATAGGAGAAGCAATACTAAAATGTCATAtattattccattcatccattgtgaAAACTGCATCATTTTGGTTGAAGGTTCAGGCTTGGtgtaccagtccattacagggcacattcacatgCACACCCACATTCATACACAGCCAGTTTAGAGTTAATAATTAAACCAACATACATTTCAATGAGAGATAACTGGAGTACTGAGTGAGCAATCCATGCAGACAAAGCGGCCATGCTGTCTCCGCACAGATAGTCAGTGCACAGCCTGGAATTGAACTTAGAGCTGTGAGGCCACGTTACCAATCACTGAACCATCCCTGCCATGTTTTCATTGCGGGTGTCACTTTAGCACACTTTACTAATACATCATCCAGGAGTTTAACTCCTTGTCTgagttaacatccatccatccatccattttccaacctgctgaatccgaacacagggtcacaggggtctgctggagccaatcccagccaacactgggcacaaggcaggaactaatcccgggcagggtgccaacccactgcaggacacacacaaacacacccacacaccaagcacacactagggccaatttagaatcgccaatccacctaacctgcatgtctttggactgtgggaggaaacccacgcagacacggggagaacatgcaaactccatgcagggaggacccgggaagcaaacccgggtctcctaactgcgaggcagcagtgctaccactgcgccaccgtgccgcccctgagtTAACAtgctttatttaattctttgatAACTTAAACCCAGGAAGCAAAACAACTGGACAAGGTAGGTGCACACCATTCAAAGCAGTGTGCAGAATAGGAAAAATTAGCACATGCATAAAAATTGTCTAGAAGTTTTCCTACTTTCCTAGTCAGCCATCCATCTATTTGTGTAAGGCATGTTTCAAATGATAGCGTTTCTCCAACAGATGTCCACATATTTTCAGAATAAATTTGTttagattttatttgtttatgtttgttCCATCTGGTAATGCAGATGCTGAATGCTTTTAGTGTTAAATCAACAACAAAATGATGCTGTAGTACAAAATATAAAGCATAGGACTATCTTGGGACTACTGAGCCAAAATTAGGATTTGAAATGGAGACATCTTGAATTTAGCTTAGATCACCCCTATCAGTCTGAgcgtctgggcttgcaagtgtcctggatacaaatcaagatccaggcctttaatgacctcttgagcacagccatcagcagtgtgtctgtttgcggagagagtgtcgaccttgtcgagaggtttacttacctctgcagtgacattcatgcctctggtgactctccctatgaagttagtagacagattgggagagcatgaggggtcatgagtgtgtggcactcctgatatctatgcaaaagaaccaaggtccatgtctttagagtcctggtacttcctgtcttgctatatggttgcgagacatggacgctatccagtgacctgagataaagactggactccttcagtgctgtgtctcttcggagtATCCTTGGATActgttgatttgactttgtgtcaaatgagcggttgcccacagagtcccgaatgaggcacattatctgcattgtgagggagcatcagttatggcactacggccatgtggcatgattgcTCGAGGGCGATCCGGCTTActgaatcctcattgttggggactcgagtggctggaccaggccaaggggagttagatggtcatttctggagggtgggactggaatgCGTTTCttcctgggggtttgccaaccatgATCCCatgctgtttcgtcatgtggtggataTGGCAACGCACTGaatccagggccggattttcctataggctaactaggcttcagcctagggcctcaagatcaagaggggcctacattcaaattgttagcaaaattttattatctctcatgtaatttacaaacttaaaaatggaaggtgaaagggcctcataagtggaatagcctagggcctcttttcatataaaccCGGTCCTGACTGTAtctgtgcatgctccccagcctgacctgacctgcaccCCTACTTCATATCCCCAGATTGCAGTTATATTAGACAATAATAACGTGTATTGATTATAACAAGAACTGGGGCTACAGCTGGAAAAAAATGCATTCGCAAAGGAACTGTAATAAATGATTAAATTTGGCAAATTAGTTTTTTAAGCCTAAGCTCAAGTACCTCAGGGTTTTATGCACTATTTTAAAGGTGAACATCAGAGCAACCAATGAATTGATGTAATTGAAGTTGTATGAGGCCAAAGAGTCTTCAGATGAGGAGCTTTTGAATTACCAGTCAGTCTACTGGGACAGATGAGCAATGCAAGACTCCCATTGGGAAATTTCACATGGACTCCCTTCAAAGTGGTAGCTCCTAGTTGAATAATTTGAAGGAAAATTTTGCTGAGTTGTGCTGTAATTTTGACCTTTCActtcattttataatataaaatattaaaataaaaaccaactcagctagaaattatatttttgaagtcAAATTGCATTTGGTATGATAGAACACATGCTTAATGTGTTTAGTTTGCTTTTTCTGTTCACAAAAATACTAGCAGTAATCATTACTTTTTGTGTGTGAAATAAAACACAGTTACAAGTTTCTCACTTAGCACTGAGAAGAAGGTCACGTGAGCTCAATGGACTAAAAAGGTGAGATGTCAAGGTGTAACTCAAAAATTCCTACAGcacttgaacaacaacaacagcatttatttatgtagcacgttttcatacaaatgatgtagctcaatgtgctttacaaaatgaagaaagaaaaaaggaaaatataaaaataagagcaggtaatactaagtaacaaagaatgaaGAAGGAggacagacaaaataaaaaaaaataaaaaaaactccagaggcctggagaaaaaaaaaataaaaatctgcaggggttccaaaggccacgagaccacccagcaacctctaggcattctacccaacataaacgatatcaatcagtcctcattgttttcaggctacacgtggaagaattagatgatgatggtcatgtggacatctggccttcaatccatcaatgtagggacatcacggtgctttgatcaggtggtggtgacgcagatcaccaccacagaaaaccagaaaaagaacagcagagaaagtaggggttagtatggattttggagctatgtaaaaaaagatcatttaatgcatatacagaatatcagggttacactaaaatgaagctatgagaaagccatgttaaagtaatgggtttttatcagttttttcaagtgctccaccgtattagcctgtcGAATAtttattggtaagctattccagatttcaggtgcataacagcagaaggctgcctcaccacttttttaagtttagctcttggaattataagcagacactcatttgaagatctaaggttacgatttggagtgtaaggtgaaaggcattccgagatataggatggagcgagattatttaaggctttgtaaaaccataagcagtattttaaagtcaattctaaatgacacaagtAATCAATGTAttaacatcaaaactggagagatgtgctcagattttcttttcctaaaacACAAAGGTTATCCTCATAcacatctatggtcatgagctgtgggttgTGACTGAAAGAATTCCAGATCACCTGCATAAGGGACCAAAATGAGGTTCCTGTTTAGGTTTGTTAGGTTTATTCTTCATGGTGGGCTAAGGAGCTTGTAGTATAACTACAGCTTCTCTAGACTTACAGGAGCCAGCTGAAGGGCTTTGGGTCTCTAGTAAAGATGTCTCCTATGGTATGGCTCTGTGTTAGTTTACCACTGTCCACTGGCCTGGGAGCTTCCAAAGAAGAAGTTGACCAAACATAATGAGAAGAGGGCTGCCTGGTCTGACCAGCTCAGTGTGTCGCCACTGAGACCCTCAACAAAAAGATAGAgtgaaaatgcaataaatatgcaTTGACTTTAGAAGTAAAGCATCAATACAATCTGTAATACTCTGTGAGAGAATAAGATTTTCTGCAGAATTATGTCTTTCTCTTTTAGTATTCATAATTTAGATATACTTGCTAATCTATTTAGTATTCCATAATCAAAACTTGGAGTCTGACTAAGCTACCCACACAAGCAGGTAAGCTTGACTCTGTGCCTTGCCAGCTCTCAGGAGTGTTTGCCAAGTGTTCCTATTTCAAAtggaaagcaacagaaatttcagatcactttgtcattaaaattAATCATTATTGCTCATAAGCCAGATTATAATGTTATTGCTTAATAATTCTACTGACTCAAActtaataacagcagctcacattTCTCATGGTGATTCTGAGTGAAATCTTCTCCtcattaagaaaataataaacaataagtgCTAAGTATATTAAGACATATTCATCTGAGGTATGAAAATAGATTATCTTAATTCTAGTAGTAGGGTAATATTAAAAGACACAAGTCTAAAACTTGCAATATTCATTTATAATACTTATTTACAGGATACATTAATTATTTGATTACCAAAACTAGAAACAGTGTAAATACAAGCCACTTGTGATTATCCTCTTAGTTGTGTGACATTTTCCAACaaacttattatttattaacaaaaataatgaaaatgactcCTTGAAACAACTCTTAACAGTTGTTACACTCATGCATATGGGAGGCAACCTCAGGGCTCATCTACCAGTAATTACGCTTCCAACCAGAGGGAGGATCTGTCACCTaataccttttctcttcctccctctgcagaatgaatGATTGACAATCgttccacctctgatgtcacttctggcttccGCTCTCATGAACACACCCCTTCTAGGTTTCATCTCTGCAAACCAGTTCTGACGACATCATGCGGCAGGCAGAATAAGGCTCACATCTAGGTAAGACATTTCCACAGCTATTGCGTGTTTTGATTTGTAAACTTCTCTAAATTATACAAGGTTTACCCAGGTGCTACCAACCCTTTATGATGTGTCATCTGATTTATTCACACATACAACAACATGCTGCTGGATTTGTGATAGACTGGAACATGGTATACAGGTTTGGTTCCTTCTTTATGCTGAATGCCACCAAGATAAGCCCACAAACTAAATCTTGAACTGGATAAACTACATTTGAGATTGCTGTTATACTGCATTAATAGCGCTAACTTCAAGACacttgcagtggattcagaaagtatttggacccctttactttttcacattttgaaatactcaataacccagaatgacaaaggaaaaacagaattatagcaatttttacaaatgcattaaaaatgggaaactgaaatatcatattgacataagtattcaaaccctttgatCTGACTCAGGAGCATCCCATTgcattgatcatcattgagatgtctctacaccttgtttggagtccacctgtggtcaattcaattgactgaACATGATTAGGGGAGGCATGAGCCGGCCTATAAAAGGTCCTACAATTGACACTGTGTATCAAAACAAAAACCAAGCAGAACTGTGTCGAGGTGCAGATCAAGAGAAGGATAAAATATTCCTGAAGCATTAagggttcccaagagcacagtggcttccgtAATCCTAAAACAGATGAAGATTGGAAAAATCACAACTCTTTCCAGAGCTGACCACTCGGCCAAACTGAGCAACCATATGAGAAGGGCCATAAtaagagatgaccaagaaccgcATGGCCATTCAGGCTTAGTTGGAAATGACTTGTGTGGAGGTGGTGGAAACgcccagaagaacaaccatcactACAACATTTCACAGATCTGAGCTTCATGACACATGGAATCCCACTTGCAGTTTGAAAAAACATtcctgaaagactctcagactgTAAGAATCAACATTCTTTGGTCTgctgaaaccaagattagcatcgtCTCTGGATTAAACAAGACAccctcatcacctgtgcaataccattctaaAGATGAAGAATGGAAGTGTCAGCATCATGCGGTAGAGTTGTTTAATAGTGGAGGTGACTGGGAAACTATGGGCTGAGGGAAAGctaaacagagcaaagtacagaaatatccttcatgaaaacctgccccagagTGCTCCAGACCTCTGAATGGGCTCACCTTCCAATCGAACACTGACATtatgcacaaagcaaagacaagttATGGGAATCTCCTTGAATGGACTTGAGCCCAATCATACCGAGACACAGAAAATAGCTGTTGACTGATGGTCACCATCCAGCCTTCAAGAGTTTGAGAGgatttgcagagaagaatggcagaaaatccccaaatccaggtgtgcgaaGCTTGTGTtgacatacccaagaagactcctggctataactgctgccaaaggttcttcaactaagtactgaataaaggatctgaatacctgtgtcattgtgatatttcagttttttaatttcaatacactttccaaaatttctaaaatcctgtttttgctttaatcattctggggtattgagcaTTGGTTGAtatggggaaaaattaatttaatttaaatttaaaatataaaaaagtgaacaTGTCTTTATACTTTCTAACTCCACTGTAAAAACAATGAATACTAATTTGCCACACTAAACTCTCAAttacataatttttaaataaaagattccCTGGTAATTTAAAAGCTTTTGTAGTCAGTCTTTTCAATAGTGAATACACGCAGTGAAAACAATTACATTGGCAAATATAATGAAGTATGGAAAGAAGCTGGTGTAAAAATTTGAAACCATGAACACAAGCTGAGAAAACTATTGATTACGTAGTGGAAATTCTCATAATTAAttgttgtacaaaataaaaattaaaaaacactgaaaatctaAGGGGTTTAAACTATTGTCCTTTGATTGAGTCGTACTATGTGTTTTGGGGAAATCACTTTCCAAGGTGAAATTGAAACATGTTCTCAATCCTATAAATTCAATATGTCCTGTTCTCTCATCTTTTTTATTGGCTCTTTCCACCTATGCCTCCTTGTACTTCCCCTCCACTCTTGACTCGCTCAAGTGTTTTGATTCTCCATCCTTTCTATTTTCTCCATCTGCTCTTCCTACACCTGCCACAATGTTGTTGTCTTTTATTGTCTCCCAACTCTGTTCTCCCTGTTTTCTCCAAATGTTCTACTTTTTCAggtggaaaaaagtcaaaaatagcaaaatatggTTTATTTCatcctaattattttttttatctctgattATAAACAATTTTCTGCTAACACTTCTGTTAATGTCTTTATCATGAATTTCTATATAATTATTAGTATCAtttcattacaatttacatttttcccAGCTCCTATAATTTCAGAGTCTTATAACAGTACTGACTAAGTGTCATTACCACCATTAAAGACcacttttttccttgcctcaatgGCCTTTTTCAAATCATCATCTATCAAATCACCACAGCTGAGTGCAGGCCCTCAGGTTTAAATAAAAGGGCACAGACACCAATGGCTCTCTAACTGACGGCTAATTCCAGCCCTGCTGTGACTTTGCAATGTCTCTTCATTTACAGCCTCGAATTATCTTTACTCTTGTCTCTTCTGCCTCTGACAGTTTCAATCTGTAATATGCATTCAGGAGCTTCtttgtctcttttctttcttagcttgttttttttctcagaattctgaaATTG comes from the Erpetoichthys calabaricus chromosome 4, fErpCal1.3, whole genome shotgun sequence genome and includes:
- the LOC114650164 gene encoding LOW QUALITY PROTEIN: protocadherin-8-like (The sequence of the model RefSeq protein was modified relative to this genomic sequence to represent the inferred CDS: deleted 1 base in 1 codon) — protein: MFLKALRKTFTFLNTFTVGHYVLLLSACIPDFSDCKTIKYQTYEEDNPDTVIGNLAEDLLISPLHGGQTSFRMMKPLNTSFIRLRESDGQLTIGERIDREKICKQSPHCLIAFDVVSFSKEQFKLIHVEIDVKDINDNSPEFPHPEISIEVSENAAVGTRIPLDVALDEDVGPNYIQSYQISVNSHFTIEVLNRADGVKYAELVLMKELDRESQSFHVLDLVATDGGIPPRSGTTKINVKVNDFNDNSPVFDQNSFTVELNEDAPVGFLLLDLNAVDHDEGLNGEVVYGFGNQVTPEIKQLFKVDRKSGRLTLESPVDFETKDTYEIDVQAYDLGPNPTPTVCKIVIRIQDVNDNAPEISITPMTSISAGIAYITEAAAKDSFVALISTSDSDSGPNGQVHCTLYGHDHFKLQKAYEDSYMIVTTASLDREKIAEYNLTVIAEDMGTPPFRTIKQYTIRLSDENDNSPLFSKPVYEVSVVENNAPGAYITTVVARDLDLGHNGKVSYRLVEGDVKGSPVSTYVSVDPATGSIYALRSFNYEVVKQLDLRIQASDGGTPQLHSSATINVKIVDQNDNAPTITHPLLINGSADVQVPRDAPPGYLITHIKAWDADEGMNSQLIYRIEKEEQPPTFSINKANGEIYLSRDLSSETRKDFKVKVVVSDSGRPSLSAAATIRFICTAAAPSSGNVVVRQGADTQVLFSFDPSVIVIIILAGSCTLLLVAIILIATTCNRRKKEIDDKEFQDESADPHSENGRHSSDTLFSSHSEEGLGSCSFPGKPAMSDSRNTESDICSSSEDGTVCIYESENILRGTASNECYSTLPGFGKEAVRPVAIWKGNSYGTISARDPEFSGKDSGKGDSDFNDSDSEISGDALKKESVPVNMPNGMWTCTRECKILGHSDKCWSPSALRANASSSSQTLQHLSSFAKTASLPRDSLRRENYYQAHIPKTVGLQSVYEKVLHREYDYVLVSSPRPIRIPEMNDISVPVYAPTTTRCQMNNV